Proteins from a genomic interval of Synechococcus sp. A15-28:
- a CDS encoding recombinase family protein, whose amino-acid sequence MTSRSIGYARTSGGGDTKQAAGLEVQVKALKDAGCAVVFQEIVSTRTAEKDRHQLQAALNAVVEGDELVITALSRLGRTQREVINRLHDLQEEGIHVRTLDGLVNTKAMGKMAPVLIGLLTGLNEVEREMTRDRVMESIQHRKATGGSIGGRPKTNQAKERLVLRLRDEGCSYRSIREQTGLALSTIRRIISEQEVAAC is encoded by the coding sequence GTGACCTCCCGAAGCATTGGTTATGCAAGAACCAGCGGCGGTGGCGACACCAAGCAAGCGGCCGGTCTGGAGGTTCAGGTCAAGGCGTTGAAGGATGCAGGGTGCGCTGTGGTCTTCCAGGAGATCGTTAGCACCCGCACAGCAGAGAAAGACCGCCACCAACTGCAGGCAGCACTCAATGCAGTCGTGGAAGGAGACGAACTCGTCATTACCGCTCTTTCACGCCTTGGAAGGACACAGCGTGAGGTGATCAACCGTCTTCACGACTTGCAGGAGGAAGGCATTCACGTCCGAACTCTGGATGGATTGGTAAACACCAAGGCGATGGGAAAGATGGCACCCGTCCTCATTGGTCTGCTGACTGGACTGAATGAGGTGGAACGCGAGATGACCAGGGATCGCGTGATGGAGAGCATCCAGCACCGAAAGGCGACTGGCGGATCTATTGGCGGTCGCCCCAAAACCAATCAGGCAAAAGAACGCCTGGTTCTGCGCTTAAGGGACGAGGGGTGCTCCTATCGCTCCATTCGAGAGCAGACGGGACTGGCGCTCTCAACGATCCGTCGGATCATTTCTGAACAGGAGGTGGCGGCGTGCTGA